Proteins co-encoded in one Eremothecium sinecaudum strain ATCC 58844 chromosome VI, complete sequence genomic window:
- the NDC1 gene encoding Ndc1p (Syntenic homolog of Ashbya gossypii AER307W; Syntenic homolog of Saccharomyces cerevisiae YML031W (NDC1)) gives MYATSVPTPLNSRYSYHAILSDICKTRFNHLAIRLLLTISVTFGAVLTFLTRWDVNAWERVLLFPGKVILLYIGLILVIITRKNYLRVQFLGYANIVSFLYGQFFSLKFIFYHLTYLASGILITWALNGVLYDPSYSIPVALRRLNVWLINPSLYTAQLLVFDLERLSFSFGFQHEDRQFRIAGRLHDSAVKCGILTLCVLVFQPIIYFVLNVKESAGVLAHLQCCAISFIIFQLWDITNVAFNAYLSIGCLHRGKPISSLSSTPMETLVTGLSSKRLFTKLTAFQELSYRATSPDIQLRLPIYHTRYGNSHIWSSILRECLLVIQESNSNISMFLKSLEAQSTATSSDFKQKNIMTRNKDEVLFGNKPTVSVVSGSQFCLPGSPPSAESDISQRITLESNGPNFNGQRPQNLMQFSHSYNPPIFTQQVNFLNLAQDLMNYVTKMLSSFFFPSQIESTTSVKPLFFFELWTISKKAQAEKLVKLPNCYAECVIALMGMLINSLDEDPKGSVVSSVGEVLKILERSVGSLGAFVEWEPPNKSQKGPDSISVIYDLAINAFLEIVLKYNQLLNDVYLDDDVVKLSQWVLQMCDDNSSI, from the coding sequence ATGTATGCTACCTCAGTGCCCACTCCACTGAACTCTAGATATAGCTATCATGCTATTTTGAGCGATATTTGTAAAACAAGGTTTAATCATTTGGCAATAAGGTTATTATTAACAATTAGCGTTACATTTGGTGCTGTTCTCACGTTTTTGACAAGATGGGATGTCAATGCGTGGGAGAGAGTTTTATTATTTCCGGGCAAGGTAATATTGTTGTACATTGGGCTGATATTGGTTATTATTACTAGAAAAAACTACTTGAGGGTCCAATTTCTAGGGTATGCGAATATAGTATCGTTTTTATACGGACAATTCTTTTCTCTAAAGTTTATCTTTTACCATTTGACATACCTTGCAAGTGGGATATTGATTACATGGGCTTTAAACGGAGTTTTATACGACCCTTCATACAGTATCCCGGTCGCGCTGAGAAGACTTAATGTATGGCTAATCAATCCGAGTCTCTATACTGCACAACTTCTAGTTTTTGATCTGGAACGGCTATCCTTTAGCTTTGGTTTTCAACATGAAGATCGACAGTTCCGCATTGCAGGTAGGTTACACGACTCTGCTGTTAAGTGCGGCATTCTTACATTGTGCGTTTTGGTATTCCAACCCATAATATATTTTGTGTTGAACGTGAAGGAATCTGCAGGAGTTTTAGCTCATTTACAATGCTGTGCGATATCTTTTATTATATTTCAACTCTGGGATATCACCAATGTTGCTTTTAATGCTTATTTATCTATCGGATGCTTACACAGAGGTAAACCCATTTCTTCACTCTCTTCTACTCCAATGGAGACACTGGTTACAGGCTTGAGCTCGAAAAGACTATTCACGAAGCTGACCGCCTTTCAAGAGCTATCTTACAGAGCCACATCTCCCGACATCCAGTTGAGGCTTCCTATATATCATACTCGCTACGGGAATTCCCATATTTGGTCCAGTATACTGAGGGAGTGCCTACTGGTAATTCAAGAATCGAATAGCAATATTTCGATGTTTTTGAAAAGCTTAGAAGCTCAGTCTACTGCAACATCTTCCGACTTCAAGCAGAAAAACATTATGACTAGGAATAAAGATGAAGTATTGTTTGGAAACAAGCCAACGGTTTCTGTCGTTTCAGGATCCCAGTTTTGCCTTCCTGGCTCACCACCTTCAGCAGAAAGCGATATCTCCCAACGCATCACACTAGAGAGTAACGGCCCTAATTTCAATGGACAGCGGCCACAGAACCTGATGCAGTTTTCACATTCTTACAATCCACCAATTTTCACTCAGCAAGTTAACTTCTTAAACTTAGCTCAGGATCTCATGAATTATGTTACCAAGATGCTTAGCTCCTTTTTCTTTCCTTCCCAAATAGAGTCTACAACATCCGTAAAACCGCTGTTTTTCTTTGAGCTATGGACTATTTCAAAAAAGGCACAGGCTGAGAAGTTAGTTAAACTGCCCAACTGTTACGCAGAGTGTGTTATTGCATTAATGGGTATGCTTATCAACTCTTTAGATGAGGACCCCAAGGGCAGTGTTGTTTCATCGGTGGGTGAGGTACTGAAGATTTTGGAACGCTCTGTGGGCTCTCTAGGTGCATTCGTTGAGTGGGAACCTCCAAATAAATCACAAAAAGGTCCCGACAGTATCTCGGTAATATATGACTTGGCAATTAATGCGTTTTTGGAAATTGTTCTAAAGTACAATCAATTGCTGAATGATGTGTATTTGGACGATGATGTTGTAAAACTAAGCCAATGGGTATTGCAAATGTGCGATGATAACAGCAGCATCTAA
- the NHX1 gene encoding bifunctional K:H/Na:H antiporter NHX1 (Syntenic homolog of Ashbya gossypii AER308C; Syntenic homolog of Saccharomyces cerevisiae YDR456W (NHX1)): protein MTAKILCWVLPLVLRLTWAGSNENGGDGGSPGDPGSGVEDPDQGDTVNPITEEIFSSWALFILLFLLISALWSSYYLSQRRIRAVHETVLSIFYGMVAGLIIRLSPGHYIQDAVTFNSSYFFNILLPPIILNSGYELNQANFFNNIVSILTFAIPGTFISAVVMGVILYIWTSLGLENINIPFIDALQVGAALSATDPVTILSILNAYKVDPKLYTIIFGESLLNDAISIVIFETCQKFHGKQMKFSSVFEGIGLFLMTFTISLLIGFMTGVLVALILKHSHIRRYPQIESCLILLIAYQSYFFSNGCHMSGIVSLLFCGITLKHYAYYNMSRRSQITIKYIFQLLARLSENFIFIYLGLALFTEVELVYKPVLIIVTAISICVARWCAVFPLSDFVNWLYRVRTMRSLSVVTNSVSIPDEIPYQYQMMTFWAGLRGAVGVALAMGIEGEFKFTLLATVLVVVVLTVIIFGGTTASILELLNIKTGVEDTDDTDDEFDIEAPRPVHLRTSPDGQAYRDDSAEYNGSSFSPIIPRSSDDLHDPKNLQNKSDGRNVRETVDHLFQGNSQWFNRFDEQVLKPVFLDNASLSPHSNSPQGNSNNLGNRR from the coding sequence ATGACAGCCAAAATTCTATGCTGGGTGCTTCCGCTAGTACTAAGGTTAACTTGGGCAGGTTCTAATGAGAACGGTGGCGACGGGGGTTCTCCTGGCGATCCAGGGTCGGGAGTAGAAGATCCGGATCAAGGTGACACTGTGAATCCTATTACTGAAGAGATATTCTCATCGTGGGCGCTCTTTATTTTGCTGTTTCTTTTGATATCAGCACTTTGGTCTAGTTACTATTTATCGCAGAGACGTATTCGTGCTGTGCATgaaacggtgctttctATTTTCTACGGGATGGTAGCTGGGCTAATTATACGGCTTTCGCCAGGACACTATATTCAAGATGCTGTTACGTTCAATTCTTCGTACTTCTTTAACATTTTGTTACCACCGATTATCCTAAATTCAGGGTACGAATTGAACCAGGCGAACtttttcaataatattGTTTCAATTCTGACGTTTGCGATTCCTGGAACGTTTATATCCGCTGTAGTGATGGGTGTTATCCTTTATATTTGGACATCTCTTGGTTTAGAAAATATTAATATCCCATTCATTGACGCATTGCAGGTTGGAGCAGCGCTCTCGGCAACTGACCCGGTGACAATATTGTCGATCTTAAATGCGTACAAAGTAGATCCGAAGCTTTACACCATCATTTTCGGTGAATCACTATTGAATGATGCAATCTCTATCGTGATTTTTGAAACTTGCCAAAAGTTCCATGGTAAACAAATGAAGTTCTCTTCCGTTTTCGAAGGTATCGGACTATTCCTCATGACATTTACTATCTCGCTGCTTATTGGCTTTATGACTGGGGTGCTGGTAGCACTGATTTTAAAACACAGCCATATCAGAAGATACCCGCAAATTGAAAGCTGTTTAATCTTGCTAATTGCGTACCAGTCTTACTTCTTTTCCAATGGATGTCATATGTCGGGTATTGTATCGCTTTTATTCTGTGGCATAACTTTGAAGCATTATGCTTACTATAATATGTCTCGAAGGTCACAGATTACAATCAAATACATTTTCCAGCTTTTGGCGAGATTGTCAGAGAACTTCATATTCATTTACTTAGGGTTAGCGTTGTTTACCGAAGTGGAATTAGTCTATAAACCAGTTTTAATTATAGTGACAGCCATATCTATATGTGTGGCACGTTGGTGTGCAGTTTTCCCTCTTTCCGACTTTGTGAATTGGTTGTACCGGGTTCGCACAATGCGTTCCCTAAGTGTAGTCACTAACTCGGTCAGTATCCCTGATGAAATTCCCTATCAATACCAAATGATGACTTTTTGGGCAGGTTTGCGCGGAGCAGTTGGTGTAGCGCTAGCTATGGGCATTGAAGGTGAGTTCAAATTTACTTTACTTGCAACAGTGTTAGTTGTTGTGGTTTTAACTGTAATTATCTTTGGAGGTACTACTGCTAGTATACTGGAACTTTTGAATATAAAAACTGGAGTGGAAGATACTGATGATACTGATGATGAGTTTGATATTGAAGCTCCACGTCCTGTACATTTAAGAACATCTCCTGATGGCCAGGCATATCGCGATGATAGTGCCGAATACAACGGCTCGAGCTTCTCTCCAATTATACCGCGCTCTTCAGATGATTTGCACGATCCTAAAAACTTGCAAAATAAATCTGATGGTAGAAATGTTAGAGAAACTGTTGACCACCTTTTCCAAGGGAATTCGCAATGGTTCAATAGGTTTGATGAGCAAGTCTTGAAGCCTGTATTTCTGGATAACGCCTCTCTTTCGCCGCATTCAAATAGTCCGCAAGGTAACAGTAATAATTTAGGAAATAGACGTTGA
- the GUK1 gene encoding guanylate kinase (Syntenic homolog of Ashbya gossypii AER309W; Syntenic homolog of Saccharomyces cerevisiae YDR454C (GUK1)), with amino-acid sequence MLRPIVISGPSGTGKSTLLKMLFAEFPDSFGFSVSSTTRKPRPGEVDGKDYNFTTVEEFKKMIDQNKFIEWAQFSGSYYGTTVASVKNVLDSGKLCLLDIDMQGVKSVKKTDLNARFLFIAPPSLDILKDRLSGRGTESTESMNKRLEAAVAEMEYAETGAHDSIIVNDNLDKAYAELKKFIFEQ; translated from the coding sequence ATGCTCCGTCCTATCGTGATCTCAGGTCCCAGTGGTACTGGCAAATCTACTTTGCTAAAGATGCTCTTTGCAGAGTTCCCAGATTCTTTTGGCTTCTCTGTCTCTTCAACTACCAGAAAGCCAAGACCAGGTGAGGTAGATGGCAAGGATTATAACTTTACTACCGTGGAGGAGTTTAAGAAGATGATTGATCAGAATAAGTTCATCGAATGGGCTCAATTCTCAGGCAGCTACTACGGTACCACAGTGGCATCTGTAAAGAACGTTCTCGATTCTGGAAAACTCTGTCTTCTAGATATCGATATGCAGGGCGTTAAGTCAGTTAAGAAGACCGACTTGAATGCGAGATTCTTGTTTATTGCTCCTCCATCTCTTGATATTCTAAAGGATAGATTAAGCGGTCGCGGTACTGAGTCCACCGAGTCTATGAATAAGAGATTGGAAGCTGCTGTTGCCGAAATGGAATACGCAGAGACAGGTGCACATGACAGCATTATTGTTAACGACAATCTAGACAAGGCATATGCTGAGCTTAAGAAGTTCATTTTTGAGCAATGA
- the RCF1 gene encoding respiratory supercomplex assembly factor RCF1 (Syntenic homolog of Ashbya gossypii AER310W; Syntenic homolog of Saccharomyces cerevisiae YML030W (AIM31)), whose product MSYVPSSFDNLSQDEDQVSFSEKFIRQCKQQPLVPLGAILTTAAVTLAAKNVKSGNKTGAQKWFRWRVALQTFTLVALIGGSFIYGKKQQPQIDGDELLRQKAKMREQLWIEELERRDQEIANRKKRAELARQKVKEMEKESSQLQKELQELESKIKK is encoded by the coding sequence ATGTCTTATGTGCCATCCAGTTTTGATAACCTCTCGCAAGATGAAGACCAGGTAAGTTTCAGTGAAAAGTTCATACGTCAATGCAAACAGCAGCCATTAGTCCCCCTTGGTGCCATCCTCACTACTGCGGCTGTCACTCTTGCTGCAAAGAATGTCAAGTCTGGAAACAAAACGGGAGCACAGAAGTGGTTCCGCTGGCGTGTTGCCTTACAGACATTTACTTTGGTAGCCCTTATCGGTGGTTCGTTCATATATGGCAAAAAGCAACAACCACAGATTGATGGAGATGAACTACTAAGACAGAAGGCTAAGATGAGAGAACAACTTTGGATTGAAGAGTTGGAGAGAAGAGATCAAGAAATAGCTAATAGGAAGAAAAGAGCTGAACTTGCTCGTCAAAAGGTAAAGGAAATGGAAAAAGAGTCTTCACAACTTCAAAAAGAACTCCAAGAACTTGAGTCAAAAATAAAGAAATAA
- the USA1 gene encoding Usa1p (Syntenic homolog of Ashbya gossypii AER311W; Syntenic homolog of Saccharomyces cerevisiae YML029W (USA1)) translates to MEYLALSPVQFNIWSSDPGLISYTLFVSASPKASVARLLQYIHWCLFVRNVDKLERPSNYCLKYMERELDLTELCSDISGGSGIIRLQFDIRSDDRGANINLDYNVDTEFLTTNVQFQVNTLSMDKYISVVKYGLPLNITTVDLRRLACNILNEYECTSPKNICHIKDHLPEDLVAFQIAGKSHPVVLSPEYEKKYGDLTLKDLLGFDFVPSHSSHCSIMFRSEHGQNTDGVTIEFVSDSTLTMKTMNVTMDTTVDEVKEFICSVYGHTLRLSPSDVRLIYSGQLVHDRNFSGSPSKILEYISDTNHTKLHVKITQEYLETGPGFWSELFNSPDRFSFHPTRTSSSAVDAMRNTNARGAMHAARGTSTAYGASVSNSMSRSASNINANRTIPQNESEAVEVDPQNSDQRVYTEAGDPLHRTGELFERVLVNGSSFFVSKQELEPNINELSISGHVIRMCSDEFRVLSDQILLKPHIARKIESILGTTIEKVPVSTRPPQHVQYTVSTDVTTNRVTLRQVWHQISTYVWIQTTFNYLKLILQSVYVLAYNSGAIALLFYLVATGIVPTTAHILTFFSMFAISFIRSLGIIFELWIDFYFGKEYPISEEEQQRLHEALAGHIEPSFFARFHRCNNAKAVEEALMATLTENTELKLMLCETYDIKSNLSLRVIVPRILQRCDLPEYRNKTPDQLRMFFDSILSNIERNLTNTNVLSVPELELLKQLRIYVYSTLPQGHFRFKPVFLRAVHTFSEFCSDTLMRHTVPDPSKDSFAISLLKNATLFILLCFPSFQTKFEDIMAERVFWQSEESQQEEAAPDAPQIEQNDGNDGTNPSPQDLIENSYESQVDYINSTGNEGATGFQLHEVNTNID, encoded by the coding sequence ATGGAATATTTAGCGCTATCTCCAGTGCAGTTCAACATATGGTCCTCGGACCCAGGGCTCATTTCATATACGTTGTTCGTTAGTGCCTCACCAAAAGCATCAGTAGCACGGTTATTACAGTATATTCATTGGTGCTTATTCGTTAGAAATGTTGATAAATTGGAGCGTCCATCAAACTATTGTTTAAAATATATGGAAAGGGAGTTGGATTTAACAGAACTATGCTCCGACATTAGTGGTGGTTCTGGAATTATTAGGCTGCAGTTTGATATTAGAAGTGACGATAGGGGTGCGAACATAAATTTGGACTATAATGTTGATACAGAGTTTTTGACTACGAATGTACAATTCCAGGTGAATACTTTGTCCATGGATAAGTATATATCTGTGGTGAAATATGGGTTGCCTCTTAATATTACAACTGTTGACTTGCGCCGTTTGGCTTGTAATATTTTAAACGAATACGAGTGTACTAGTCCAAAGAATATATGTCATATAAAGGATCATCTACCGGAGGATCTCGTAGCGTTCCAGATAGCAGGGAAGTCGCACCCAGTTGTGCTCTCACCCGAATATGAGAAGAAGTACGGTGATTTAACGTTAAAGGACTTATTGGGGTTTGACTTTGTCCCTTCGCATTCCTCACATTGCTCAATCATGTTTCGCAGTGAGCACGGGCAAAACACAGACGGTGTTACTATTGAGTTTGTATCTGATTCTACCTTAACGATGAAGACTATGAATGTTACGATGGATACTACAGTTGATGAAGTCAAGGAATTTATTTGTTCCGTTTATGGGCATACGTTGCGGTTATCGCCATCCGATGTGCGATTGATATATAGCGGTCAGCTAGTGCATGACAGGAACTTTTCAGGAAGTCCAAGCAAGATTTTAGAGTATATTTCCGACACTAACCATACCAAGTTACACGTGAAAATAACCCAAGAGTATTTAGAAACGGGGCCGGGATTCTGGTCGGAACTATTCAACAGTCCAGACAGGTTTTCATTTCATCCCACTCGTACGTCATCTAGTGCTGTGGACGCCATGCGTAATACAAACGCAAGAGGTGCAATGCATGCGGCGCGTGGTACATCGACTGCTTACGGTGCATCGGTTTCCAACAGCATGTCAAGGAGCGCATCTAATATAAATGCGAATAGGACTATACCCCAGAATGAGTCTGAAGCAGTAGAGGTCGATCCTCAAAACTCGGACCAGCGAGTTTACACCGAGGCCGGCGACCCTCTACATCGCACGGGCGAGCTTTTCGAGCGGGTTCTCGTAAACGGATCTTCTTTCTTCGTTTCCAAACAAGAGCTTGAACCAAATATCAACGAATTGAGCATTAGCGGTCATGTCATCCGTATGTGCTCTGATGAATTTCGCGTTCTATCAGACCAAATTCTTCTCAAGCCACATATAGCAAGAAAGATAGAATCAATCTTAGGAACAACTATTGAAAAGGTCCCTGTGAGCACAAGACCACCTCAACACGTTCAGTATACGGTGAGCACAGATGTTACTACCAACAGGGTAACGTTGCGCCAAGTATGGCACCAAATATCAACCTACGTTTGGATCCAAACGACCTTCAATTACCTGAAATTGATATTGCAGTCTGTTTATGTGCTTGCTTACAACTCAGGTGCAATAGCATTGCTGTTCTATTTAGTCGCTACAGGAATAGTACCAACAACAGCGCATATATTGACATTCTTTTCCATGTTTGCAATCAGTTTCATACGCTCACTGGGTATCATTTTTGAACTTTGGATTGACTTCTACTTCGGTAAGGAATATCCCATAAGTGAGGAAGAGCAGCAGCGTCTCCACGAAGCTTTAGCAGGACACATTGAACCAAGCTTTTTCGCTAGGTTTCATCGCTGCAATAACGCGAAGGCAGTGGAAGAAGCTCTGATGGCAACTTTGACAGAAAATACAGAACTCAAGCTAATGCTATGCGAAACGTACGATATCAAAAGCAACCTTTCCTTAAGGGTTATCGTACCACGCATACTTCAACGTTGCGATCTTCCAGAATATAGAAACAAAACCCCAGATCAGCTACGAATGTTTTTTGATAGCATTCTATCAAATATAGAGCGGAATCTCACAAACACAAACGTTCTATCGGTCCCAGAACTCGAACTTTTAAAGCAACTAAGAATTTACGTATACAGTACATTGCCGCAAGGCCACTTCCGTTTCAAACCCGTATTTCTTCGGGCTGTCCATACCTTCAGCGAGTTTTGCAGTGACACACTAATGCGGCACACTGTCCCTGACCCCAGCAAAGACTCTTTTGCAATATCTCTCCTCAAGAATGCCACCCTTTTTATCCTACTATGTTTCCCATCCTTTCAAACCAAGTTCGAAGACATTATGGCGGAGAGGGTATTTTGGCAGAGTGAGGAAAGCCAGCAAGAAGAAGCCGCGCCCGACGCACCCCAAATAGAACAAAATGACGGTAACGACGGAACGAATCCGTCCCCTCAAGATTTGATTGAGAACAGTTATGAATCTCAAGTAGATTATATAAACTCTACAGGAAATGAGGGGGCTACTGGTTTTCAGTTACATGAAGTTAATACAAATATAGATTAA
- a CDS encoding peroxiredoxin (Syntenic homolog of Ashbya gossypii AER312W; Syntenic homolog of Saccharomyces cerevisiae YML028W (TSA1) and YDR453C (TSA2)), translating into MVAQVQKPAPAFTKTAVIDGVFDEVSLEKYKGKWVVLAFIPMAFTFVCPTEIIAFSEAAKKFHDLDTEVLFASTDSEFTLLAWTNVARKDGGLGAVNIPLVADTNHSLSKDYGVLIEDAGIALRGLFIIDPKGIIRHITINDLPVGRNVDEALRLVEGFQWTEKNGTVLPCNWTPGAATIKPDVEGSKEYFASTE; encoded by the coding sequence ATGGTTGCTCAAGTTCAAAAGCCAGCTCCAGCATTCACGAAGACTGCCGTCATTGACGGTGTATTTGACGAAGTCTCTTTGGAAAAATATAAGGGTAAATGGGTTGTCCTAGCCTTTATTCCAATGGCATTCACTTTCGTCTGCCCCACAGAAATTATTGCTTTCTCTGAAGCCGCCAAGAAATTCCACGACCTAGACACTGAGGTTCTATTCGCTTCTACCGATTCCGAGTTCACCTTGTTAGCATGGACTAACGTTGCCAGAAAGGACGGTGGTTTGGGTGCTGTCAACATCCCATTGGTTGCTGACACCAACCACTCTTTGTCCAAGGACTACGGTGTTTTGATCGAAGACGCCGGTATTGCTTTGAGAGGTTTGTTCATCATTGATCCTAAGGGTATCATCAGACACATCACCATCAACGATCTTCCAGTCGGTAGAAATGTCGACGAAGCTTTGAGATTGGTTGAGGGTTTCCAATGGACCGAGAAGAACGGCACTGTTTTGCCATGTAACTGGACTCCAGGTGCTGCTACCATCAAGCCAGATGTTGAGGGTTCCAAGGAGTACTTTGCCAGCACAGAGTAA
- a CDS encoding HFL238Wp (Syntenic homolog of Ashbya gossypii AER314W; Syntenic homolog of Saccharomyces cerevisiae YML027W (YOX1) and YDR451C (YHP1)), which translates to MCEMSPANKQCSEFGHVKPMLPKLATVLRQELSAAEGYQQSLRYAKFKPDGQGLIKLPPLANALPGTPYPTKPVSYVTPESNPRGVQPYGGNTLLAQSWTPIGANTASASPSKSPNGEASDEQRKLVLRTPTAPEKDFGSPTVSTDVVNEAIAPIISNKNANSNASSTMSGNNKRSFAFISHFLDTFLSQEPSIDNAPLARRKRRRTSKHELLILQQEFAQCRTPSKEKRIELANRCNMTEKAVQIWFQNRRQSTKKKIKDTTEQLPSTPLSADKLAKRSSSPLEDKTLRESSVEPIRVVHSSSAQLKTPKRPNVKHFVALSSIVATAKGPSPEASPCPTSQLSKGQALTFRLRSNKQLTPVQTSPNNRVNKLINGALKGASKATDINSFSAVTPKAHKYNGRTVLTPTNKNKINTMLRGRPLKELNINKLNT; encoded by the coding sequence ATGTGTGAGATGTCCCCAGCAAATAAGCAATGCTCTGAGTTTGGCCACGTGAAACCCATGCTGCCTAAGTTGGCCACAGTGCTACGACAAGAGCTATCAGCAGCTGAGGGGTATCAGCAATCCCTGCGTTATGCTAAATTCAAGCCAGATGGACAGGGCTTAATAAAATTGCCACCACTTGCTAATGCTCTGCCGGGAACTCCGTATCCGACTAAGCCCGTATCATATGTAACACCTGAAAGCAATCCAAGAGGCGTGCAACCGTATGGCGGAAACACACTACTAGCACAATCCTGGACACCAATTGGTGCGAATACAGCGTCCGCGTCCCCATCTAAATCTCCTAACGGAGAGGCTTCGGACGAACAGAGAAAGTTGGTCTTACGAACCCCAACTGCTCCAGAGAAGGATTTTGGGTCACCGACTGTTAGCACTGACGTAGTGAATGAGGCCATTGCTCCTATAATATCAAACAAAAACGCCAACAGCAATGCTTCATCAACCATGTCAGGGAATAATAAGCGGTCCTTTGCATTCATTTCACATTTCCTAGACACATTCTTGTCTCAGGAACCCTCGATCGACAATGCACCACTGGCAAGGCGcaagagaagaagaacttcTAAGCATGAGTTGCTTATCCTTCAGCAAGAATTTGCTCAGTGTCGGACACCTTCTAAGGAGAAGCGTATAGAACTAGCAAATCGATGCAACATGACGGAGAAAGCGGTTCAAATATGGTTTCAAAATAGAAGACAAAGCACTAAAAAGAAGATCAAGGATACGACAGAACAGTTACCTTCAACTCCACTCTCAGCCGACAAGCTTGCAAAACGGTCTAGTTCACCATTGGAAGACAAAACTCTTCGAGAATCGTCTGTTGAACCAATTCGCGTTGTACATTCTTCGTCTGCTCAACTTAAAACACCCAAGAGGCCCAATGTTAAACATTTTGTTGCCCTGAGCAGTATTGTAGCGACTGCTAAGGGACCAAGTCCCGAGGCCTCTCCGTGTCCTACTTCTCAATTGAGTAAAGGACAGGCATTAACCTTTAGATTACGATCCAACAAACAGTTAACGCCTGTACAGACATCACCTAATAACAGAGTTAACAAATTGATAAATGGAGCTCTTAAGGGAGCCTCAAAGGCTACGGATATAAACTCATTCTCTGCAGTAACTCCAAAGGCTCATAAGTATAATGGCCGGACTGTATTGACACCGACGAACAAGAACAAGATAAATACGATGCTGAGAGGCAGACCTCTTAAGGAGCTCAATATTAATAAACTAAATACTTGA
- a CDS encoding 40S ribosomal protein uS13 (Syntenic homolog of Ashbya gossypii AER315C; Syntenic homolog of Saccharomyces cerevisiae YML026C (RPS18B) and YDR450W (RPS18A); 1-intron in Ashbya gossypii), which translates to MSLVVTEQGSFQHILRLLNTNVDGNVKIVYALTTIRGVGRRYSNLICKKADVDLHKRAGELTQEELERIVQIMQNPTHYKIPAWFLNRQKDVNDGKDYHSLANNLESKLREDLERLKKIRAHRGIRHFWGLRVRGQHTKTTGRRRG; encoded by the exons ATGTCTCTAGTCGTTACTGAACAAGGTTCTTTCCAACACATTTTGCG TTTGTTGAACACTAACGTTGATGGTAACGTTAAGATCGTCTACGCCTTGACCACCATCCGTGGTGTTGGTAGAAGATACTCTAACTTGATCTGCAAGAAGGCTGATGTCGATTTGCACAAGAGAGCTGGTGAGTTGACCCAAGAAGAATTAGAAAGAATTGTTCAAATTATGCAAAACCCAACTCATTACAAGATTCCAGCTTGGTTCTTGAACAGACAAAAGGATGTTAACGACGGTAAGGACTACCACTCCTTAGCTAACAACTTGGAGTCCAAGTTGAGAGAAGATTTGGAAAGATTAAAGAAGATCAGAGCTCACCGTGGTATCAGACACTTCTGGGGCTTGCGTGTTAGAGGTCAACACACCAAGACGACTGGTAGAAGAAGAGGTTAA